GCGTCTGCGCCGTCGCCGATGTCGACGAGGCGCTTGTTCAGTTCCGTTCGCTGATGGTAGCCCATCTGGCCCTGCTGCGGGACAGTCGAGCGGACGCGGGACGGGTTCCAGGGGCCGAGGTTGCCGATGCGGCGACGCCAGCCCTGCCGGGCGTGTTTGCCCTTGCGTTTCTGGACGCCCCATCGCTTGACGGGGCCCTGCGTCCCTTTCCCTTTCGTGACGCCGCTCGCGTCGACGTACTCGCCGGCGCGGAACACGTCGTTCATGACGTGTTCGCCGCCGTCCTCGATGATCTCGAGGGCGAAGTCGACGCGGTCGTCGACGGAGCCGCCGCCGACGCGCGTTTCCATCACGTCCGGTTTCTTCTTGGGCACCGAGGGAACGTCCCCCGGAACCGTGTGGGTGATGACGCGGACGTCGTCGACGCGGCCCTCCTCGTGGAGGCCACGGAGCTCGTCCGTGGCGGCGTCGGTGTCGTACCCGTCACCGGGAAGGTCGAGAACGCGATCGAGTTCGGGAACGAACTCATCGGTCCAGACCTCGGTTATCGGCTTCATACCATACGGCGTGTCTTCGTACGCTCGCAGCGCGACGGCGCGCATCGGCGGCGTCTCCACGATCGTCACGGGGACGGTCTCTTCCATCCCCTCGGTCGGCGAATCCGCTTTATCGTCGACCATGACGACGTGGGTCATGCCGGCCTTGTAGCCCGCGAAGCCCTGAAGCGTCGGCTGTCCGTCGTCGTCCGGCCACGAGTTGAAGCGTGGGACCTCGCTGGTCGCACGCTTTCGTGGGCCGAACCCGAGTGAGCCTTTGCGTGGTGTATTTGCTTGTGGCATTCTATCACTCTCTCAGTGAGAGGGGAGCGAGGGTCGCGAACAGAGCCTCCTCCGTTCGAACGACCTCGCTTCCCTGATCCGGAACCGTATTCAGCCAGAGGTCGAACCCCGGATCGGCAGTGGGTTCGACTTCGTCATCGGCTGCGTCGTCCCGATCGGACGACGCTTCGACGGCCGATGCCTCGATTCCGAGGATAGCCGGCAGCCCTCTCTCGGGCGCGCCGAAGGCGACGGTCATCCCGTCGCGCTGGACGCGTCCGGCCAGCGTCTCGAGCCGCCCGACGGTGAGTTCTTCACCGAATCGGGAGGCCGCGATGCGAACGCCGGCGTCCTCACGGCCGAGTGCTGCCCGCAGGTCCGTCTGCTCGATCGAAAGCCCCGGAAGGGGTTCGTCGACGAGCTTCGCCCGGACCGGTCGTCGCGAAGAGATCCTGACGGTCACGCGCTCTCCCTCCTCGACCGCCATGTTCGGCGGTACGTTGAGGGAGATCGGGTGTTGCAGTCCGCAATTGACCCGGACGCGCCCTTCAGGTCCGACCTCGGTCACGATTCCTTGTCTTGACGACCCCGAACCGGTAGATTCGGAGCCGGTCTGTGACATGGCGCGGAGCGGCGGCAGGATGCCCGCGTACTCCAGTTCGTCTCGCATCCCCCACGCCTCGTTGCGGAGGTACGGGGGCGTTGCGGCGTACCGCAACACGGTGCTGACGAACCCGCCGTCGAACTGCCCGGTTTCGCCCTCCCGATCGGGATAGACGACCAGGCGATCCGCCCGGAAGATCGTCGCCGCGCGGGCGACGTATCCGAGCTTGCGGGTTGCCTCGCGTTTGTCTTCGGCTTCCCGACTGATCGACGACGGCACGAGTACGCTGACAGTCATGCCGAGACGCTTCGG
This portion of the Natrinema salinisoli genome encodes:
- a CDS encoding 50S ribosomal protein L3, coding for MPQANTPRKGSLGFGPRKRATSEVPRFNSWPDDDGQPTLQGFAGYKAGMTHVVMVDDKADSPTEGMEETVPVTIVETPPMRAVALRAYEDTPYGMKPITEVWTDEFVPELDRVLDLPGDGYDTDAATDELRGLHEEGRVDDVRVITHTVPGDVPSVPKKKPDVMETRVGGGSVDDRVDFALEIIEDGGEHVMNDVFRAGEYVDASGVTKGKGTQGPVKRWGVQKRKGKHARQGWRRRIGNLGPWNPSRVRSTVPQQGQMGYHQRTELNKRLVDIGDGADATVDGGFVNYGEVDGPHALIKGSLPGPQQRLVRFRPAIRPGDQPRLDPEVRYVSTASNQG
- a CDS encoding RNA methyltransferase; the protein is MTVSVLVPSSISREAEDKREATRKLGYVARAATIFRADRLVVYPDREGETGQFDGGFVSTVLRYAATPPYLRNEAWGMRDELEYAGILPPLRAMSQTGSESTGSGSSRQGIVTEVGPEGRVRVNCGLQHPISLNVPPNMAVEEGERVTVRISSRRPVRAKLVDEPLPGLSIEQTDLRAALGREDAGVRIAASRFGEELTVGRLETLAGRVQRDGMTVAFGAPERGLPAILGIEASAVEASSDRDDAADDEVEPTADPGFDLWLNTVPDQGSEVVRTEEALFATLAPLSLRE